The Rugosibacter aromaticivorans region TAGCAACCCCTTTGTCCGCAGTAGCTGCTAACCCAGTTACCGGGGAAGGAATACCAGTGTAAGAAGCACTAACCCCTCCCTGGGAGGGCAGGCCACCCACAGGAGCTGCCACAGTAGCTAATGAATTCTTTGGTTGAAAATGTTTTTGCCAGCCATCCCAAAGCATTACCAGCGAGAAGCTGAACACAAGAAGTAATACTAATCGTCGGTTATCCATAACTCTCTATCAAACATTCGTAAATTATTATTTAAGGTACCGGATCATAGCCACCAGGATGCCACGGGTGACAGCGGCTCACCCGGCGTATCGTCAGCCATAATCCGATAATTAAACCATTTTTGCGCAAGGCCAATATCGCGTAGTTAGAGCAACTGGGCTCAAAGCGGCAACGACTACCTATCAACGGACTGATGGTCCATTGATAGGAACGAATCATGGATAAAAAAATTTTAACAGGCCAAGAGGTCATGGAGTGACCAAGCGTTTAAGCAGATCGTCAATCAGCGATCGCCAACCTTTACGAAAAAGGTGCTTTGAAGAACCACGATTACCCAGAGGACGATTAACCCTTAAAACCACATCACAGGGCGGAAGCTCATTTGCAAGCAAACGAAAAGCCTCACGTCCTTGCCTTTTAATCGCGTTTCTCAAAACAGCTTGCTTGACAAGTTTTTTCGGAACAACAACTCCCAACCGTGACGAACCCGGCTTTTCGAGTAGCCGAAAATGCAAAGTGAAAGGGGAATCCGATTCACCTCGAACTACCCGTCGGGATAAAAGCACACCCGAAAATTCTTTCGGGTTATGCAGCCGCTTTTCAGGACCAAAACAGAATGGAATCGAGGTCAAACCGCAAGATTATGACGACCCTTGGCTCGACGCGCGCGGATAACAGCACGACCACCGCGTGTACGCATGCGAACAAGAAAACCATGGGTGCGTTTACGCCGTATAACGGATGGCTGGTATGTACGTTTCATGAAAAACCTCTGGATAAATAAAAACCATTGATTAGAGCACCTTATCAAGGTTTTGTCAAATGAATCAACCAACCATGGTAATAGAATATCTGTGGATAACTCGCATCGAAACAGCTAGAATCCACAACTGTAAGTTTTCACCCGTTCAATCTAGATCAGCCGATAGCGGTTGCTTTGCATTTTTTCTCTAATTATTCTCAATGCGCGAATTTTGGTCTATCTGTTTAAATTGGTTTGAACAGGAACTTCCTGCACAACAGTTCAACACCTGGATTAAGGGGCTGCGTTTGGAAATTGATCCAAACGACAACACCCAATACCAGCTGATTGCTCCTAACCGATTTATTATGCAATGGGTTCGTGAGCGCTATTTAACGCAAATTGAAAAACTGGGGCACGAGTTTTTTACACATCCAATTACCATCCAGCTTTCTGTAAATAAATCAACTCCAGAAATTCCAACGAGTCATGTAGAACCAGAAAGTACGACCGAAACACTCAAAAAACCACTTGCATCACCAAAGAATAATGACTCCGACTACACAAAAACCCATCTAAACCATGAATTTACATTCGATACCTTAGTTACCGGACGTGCAAATGATCTCGCTCGCGCTGCGGCTCAACAGGTAGCAATGAACCCAGGTACCTCCTACAACCCACTGTTTATTTATGGCGGCGTTGGTTTAGGTAAAACCCATCTAATTCACGCTATTGGCAATTCTATCTATGCCGCCAATCCAGCAATGGAAATTCGATATGTCCATGCAGAAGATTACTTTTCCGACATGGTTCGTGCTTTTCAGCAAAATAGTCGGGACAGCTTTAAGCAATATTATCGATCACTCGATCTACTGCTTATTGATGATATTCAATTTTTTAACCGAAAAGATAGAACGCAAGAAGAGTTTTTTTATGCCTTTAATGCTTTAATTGAAGCTAAAAAACAAATAATTATCACATCGGACACTTATCCGAAAGATGTTCAAGGGCTAGAAGAACGATTAATCTCTAGGTTTGACTGGGGGTTAACTGTAACAATTGATCCACCTGAGCTTGAAATGCGGATAGCAATTCTGAAAAAAAAAGCCGGGGCTGAAAACATTCCTATCTCCGATGAGGTTTGTTTTTTAATTGCCAAGAATCTTCGATCTAACGTACGGGAACTCGAAGGTGCATTAAACAGGGTAATAGCTTATGCTGGGTTTCACGGTAAAGAAATTAGTTTGGATGTCGCAAAAGATGCATTGCGCGACATTATCAGCGCAACTAATCGACAAATTTCGTTAGAACAGATTCAAAAGACAGTATCAGATTTTTATAAAATAAAAGTTTCTGAACTTCACTCAAAAAAACGAACCCGTGCCATAGCACGTCCCCGTCAAATCGCGATGTGGTTAGCACGAGAATTAACTTCGCACAGTTTGCCAGAGATTGGTGATTTTTTTGGCGGGCGTGATCATACAACCGTCATACACGCCTGCCGTACAATTACAGAAATAAAAATTAACGACTCAGAAATAAGTAATAACCTTCATGTATTGATTCAAACATTAAAAACTTCACTAGTGTCCGGTTAAATTGAGACGTACCGACGGCAACGCCAACAATGATAAGGGTTTCAAGCGATTCATGGGTGTCCACGATTTGAATTTCATCTTGCGCATTTGCGATCATTCCGGGTTTGGAGAGCTTGGGGTGACGTATGAACGTGGGCAAGACGCTGTTTGCGCAAGTCATGGAGTATGTGCCGTGGAAGACCTTCGGGCGCATCATCGACCGTCATGGCGGCGATGCGGGTGTGCGCACTTTGGGTTGCGCCGACCTGTTTCGCGTGATGGCATTCTCGCAATTGACGTGGCGCGAGTCTTTGCGCGACATCGAGGTCTGCCTGGCATCCAATCAATCCAAGCTGTTTCACATGGGTTTGAGCAGCATACCCGCACGATCGACTCTCTCGGATGCGCTGAATCAGCGGGACTGGCACATTTATCACGCGCTTGCGATGCGCTTGATCGTGCGAGCCAGGAACCTCTACGCCGCAGAACCAACGGGACTGGAACTCGATGCGACGGTCTACGCGCTGGACTCGACCACCATCGACTTGTGTTTGAGCCTGTTCGATTGGGCTCCGTTTCGCAGCACCAAGGCGGCGGTGAAGATGCACACGCTGCTGGACTTGCGCGGGGCGATCCCGGCCTTCATCCACATCAGCGATGGCAAGATGGGCGATGTCAAAGTGCTCGACATCTTGCCCATCGAAGCGGGTGCGTTTTACGTGATGGATCGGGGTTACGTGGACTTCGACCGGCTCTTCAAGATACATCAGGCCGGCGCGTTCTTTGTGACCCGCGCCAAACGCGGCATGGATGCCCATCGGGTTTACTCGACCAAGACCGACCGAAGCACCGGTGTGATCTGCGATCAGGCGATTCGGCTCAACGGGTTTTACGTGTCCAAGGACTACCCAGAGCATTTGCGGCGCATCCGATTCAAAGACCCCGATTCGGGCAAAACGTTGGTGTTTCTGACCAACAACACAACGTTGCCGCCGTTGACCATTGCCGCGCTGTACAAGAGCCGCTGGCAGGTAGAGCTGTTCTTCAAATGGATCAAGCAACACCTGCGCATCAAGCGCTTTCTGGGAACCAGCGAGAACGCGGTGAAGACGCAAATCTGGTGCGCCGTTTCCACCTACGTGCTGATCGCTATCGTCAAGAAAGAGCTCCATCTCAATGCCTCGCTCTACACTTTGTTACAGATATTGTCGGTCTCGATTTTCGAGAAAACCCATATTTCATGCGCCTTGCAGCCAGACACTACTGGAGTCATTGCGCCA contains the following coding sequences:
- the yidD gene encoding membrane protein insertion efficiency factor YidD, producing MTSWPVKIFLSMIRSYQWTISPLIGSRCRFEPSCSNYAILALRKNGLIIGLWLTIRRVSRCHPWHPGGYDPVP
- the rnpA gene encoding ribonuclease P protein component — translated: MTSIPFCFGPEKRLHNPKEFSGVLLSRRVVRGESDSPFTLHFRLLEKPGSSRLGVVVPKKLVKQAVLRNAIKRQGREAFRLLANELPPCDVVLRVNRPLGNRGSSKHLFRKGWRSLIDDLLKRLVTP
- the rpmH gene encoding 50S ribosomal protein L34, with translation MKRTYQPSVIRRKRTHGFLVRMRTRGGRAVIRARRAKGRHNLAV
- the dnaA gene encoding chromosomal replication initiator protein DnaA, whose protein sequence is MREFWSICLNWFEQELPAQQFNTWIKGLRLEIDPNDNTQYQLIAPNRFIMQWVRERYLTQIEKLGHEFFTHPITIQLSVNKSTPEIPTSHVEPESTTETLKKPLASPKNNDSDYTKTHLNHEFTFDTLVTGRANDLARAAAQQVAMNPGTSYNPLFIYGGVGLGKTHLIHAIGNSIYAANPAMEIRYVHAEDYFSDMVRAFQQNSRDSFKQYYRSLDLLLIDDIQFFNRKDRTQEEFFYAFNALIEAKKQIIITSDTYPKDVQGLEERLISRFDWGLTVTIDPPELEMRIAILKKKAGAENIPISDEVCFLIAKNLRSNVRELEGALNRVIAYAGFHGKEISLDVAKDALRDIISATNRQISLEQIQKTVSDFYKIKVSELHSKKRTRAIARPRQIAMWLARELTSHSLPEIGDFFGGRDHTTVIHACRTITEIKINDSEISNNLHVLIQTLKTSLVSG
- a CDS encoding IS4 family transposase, producing MNVGKTLFAQVMEYVPWKTFGRIIDRHGGDAGVRTLGCADLFRVMAFSQLTWRESLRDIEVCLASNQSKLFHMGLSSIPARSTLSDALNQRDWHIYHALAMRLIVRARNLYAAEPTGLELDATVYALDSTTIDLCLSLFDWAPFRSTKAAVKMHTLLDLRGAIPAFIHISDGKMGDVKVLDILPIEAGAFYVMDRGYVDFDRLFKIHQAGAFFVTRAKRGMDAHRVYSTKTDRSTGVICDQAIRLNGFYVSKDYPEHLRRIRFKDPDSGKTLVFLTNNTTLPPLTIAALYKSRWQVELFFKWIKQHLRIKRFLGTSENAVKTQIWCAVSTYVLIAIVKKELHLNASLYTLLQILSVSIFEKTHISCALQPDTTGVIAPLPNNQMILFDF